The nucleotide window GTGACGTGCGGCTTCGTATGGTTACCCGCGCCGGATCATGTCCTCGTCCGGGCACGTGCCGAAATTTTTTGCGAATTTGTGGTCCCGGTCACCCGAGCGAGGGCGGGGATCACCCGAAAGTGTCGTACCCGGACTGTTCGATCACGGCAGAACGACGATGAAGGGTTAGGTCGGCATGTCGATCACCGACGACGCACGACCGGAGTCCCGGCCGCAGTCATCGCCAGGGGACAAGGCCCCAGGTGGCCGCCCGCCCGGCGCAGGCGGTCCGCCGCATACCGGCGGCTTCGACAAGTCCCCACCGCAGGACATCGCGGCCGAGCAGAGCGTGCTCGGCGGCATGCTGCTTTCCAAGGACGCCATCGCCGATGTCGTCGAGATCCTCAAGTCGCACGACTTCTATCGCCCGGTCCACGCCACCGTCTTCGACACGATCCTCGAGCTCTACGGGCGAGGCGAGCCGGCCGACGGCGTCACCGTGGCGGCGGCGCTCTCCGACTCGGGCGACCTGCAACGCATCGGCGGCGTGCCCTACCTGCACACCCTCATCGAGAGCGTGCCGACCGCGGCCAACGCCGCCTACTACGCCCGCATCGTCTCCGAGCGCGCCGTGCTGCGCCGCCTCGTCGAGGCGGGCACCAGGATCACCCAGCTCGGCTACGGCACGGGCGGCAACGGCGGCATGGACGTCGACGACATCGTCGACCTGGCACAGCAGGCCGTCTACGACGTGACCGAGCGGCGGGTCAGCGAGGACTTCGCGGTCCTGGCCGACATGCTTCAGCCGACGCTGGACGAGATCGAGGCGGTCGGCGCCACCAACGGCATGATGACCGGCGTCCCGACGGGCTTCTCCGACCTGGACCGCCTGCTCAACGGCCTGCACGCCGGCCAGCTGATCATCGTGGCCGGCCGACCCGGCCTCGGCAAGTCGACGGCGTCGATGGACTTCGCCCGCAACGCGGCCATCCGGTCCAACTGCGCCAGCGCCATCTTCTCCCTGGAAATGAGCAAGATCGAGATCGTGATGCGGCTCCTGTCGGCCGAGGCCCGCGTCCCGCTGCACGTCCTGCGCTCGGGCCAGCTCTCCGACGACGACTGGACCAAGCTGGCCCGCCGGATGGGCGAGATCAGCGAGGCCCCGATCTTCGTCGACGACACCCCCAGCATGAACCTGATGGAGATCCGGGCGAAGGCCCGCCGCCTCAAGCAACGCCACAACCTGAAGCTGATCGTGGTCGACTACCTCCAGCTGATGTCCTCGCCGAAAAAGACGGAGAGCCGCCAGCAGGAGGTCGCGGAGCTGTCCCGAGGCCTGAAGCTGCTGGCCAAGGAGGTCGAGTGCCCGGTGATCGCGGTCAGCCAGCTGAACCGTGGCCCGGAACAACGCACGGACAAGCGCCCTCAGCTGTCCGACCTGCGTGAGTCCGGCTCGATCGAGCAGGACGCCGACGTGGTGATCCTGCTGCACCGCGACGACTACTACGACAAGGAGTCACCGCGGGCGGGCGAGGCGGACTTCATCGTGGCCAAGCACCGAAACGGCCCGACGGACACGGTGACGGTGGCGGCCCAGCTACACCTGTCCCGCTTCGTCGACATGGCGATCGTCTAGCGATGTCCGGCCGGGCTCAGGCCCGGCGTTGCACGCGAGATCGGTGAGCAGCCGTTAGATTTGCGGCTGCTCACCGGTATCGAGAAACGCCTCGGCGGGTCACCTCTGCCGAGTCCTTCGACTTCAGGAACGCCTGACAGGCGAGTCCGGCCTACTCGTGGCCGGCGTCTGGAGGGTCCTCGCCCGGCCGGGAATCGCGTCCCTCCGCCGGCGGCGTTACGCCCGGGGCGGGCCGTACGTCCAGCCCATCCGTTCGCCCTCCTCGCACAGCCTCATCAGGCTCGCCTCGGTCGGAAGGTCGGCCCGCAGCACGTCCCGTGCGATCTCTTCCGCCGTCGGACGGTCGATCACCTGGACCCGGTCCTGTAGCTGGTCGTCGTAGATGAAGCGAACCGCCAGGCCCGGTGCGTAAATCCATGCCTTCCGGGGGACGCTCCACAGGACCGCCTGGAGAGGGCGAGCCACGTCGATGTGGTGGGCCACCATGCTCGTTATCGTGCCCGACTCGTCCGACTTCAGGATCGTCCGATAGGCGAACTCCGTGCCGGTCATCATCCAGTTCCGATCTACTGGTGCCGAAGACGTCGTCCTGAGTGAGCGCATGTCTGTCCAGAATCTCCTGGAAGGGTACTCGACTCGAGGCCAGCCGATTCCACTCGTCCGAATGCTTCGCAATCCATGTCCCGAAGCTGGTGTCGACAGTTTTCATCGGCCCGAGCCGCTCGACATCGGTGGGCTGATGGGTAGCAATTTCGGCGCGTTTGTTGACCGCTAGCACCCGCAGGAAGGCGTCGACCCGGGACTCAAACGGGGCCAGCGGAAACCGAATCACCTCGTACAGTCGATGTGTTTTCTTTCCGATTTCCCACGAAAGTGCTGTTGGGAACTGGAGCTCGAATTTGGCGCCGGACGGGTCGGTCACCGTCACGTTAAGGCCGTTGTGCCGGCCGCCGCCCTGCCAGAAGTTGACCATCCTGCCCGGTCGGTAGCCCAAACCCCGGAGCGCATCGAAGATCGCCTGGACGGTGGCTGTGTATTCGGCGTCGGATATCTGGAACGAGAACCGGACCCGATCCTTGGCGCCGGCCAGGAACTCGTCCAGATCGGACCCTTCCGTCTCGACCTGCTCCAGGTATGCACGTCCGAGGGACTCCCAGGTCTTGCAGGAGTGCTCGGTGCCCACAAGCTTCGGCGGCGGAACAGCGTCGGCCAGCTCGTTCTCGATGCCGCGCAGATCGACAAGCACCCGCGCCGCGACAATCCGAGCGTCTTCGACCGAGGCCGCGATCCTGGCCGTCTCGTGGGGCGGAAGCCGATCCAGCATGCGCCGTTCGGCGGTTTTAAGATCGAAGTCGTCGACGGTCAGGGATGTGGTGAGGCCGCCCGGGGTGGGCCGAACTGCCAGCCCATCTGCTCGCCCTCCTCGCACATCTTCCGCAGGGTCGCCTCGTTCGGCAGTTCCGTGCCCAGCGTCTCCCGGGCGATCCGTTCCGCCGCCGCCCGATCGATCACCTGCGTCCGGTCCTGGTACTTGTCGTCGTACAGCATCGGGACCGCCAGCGCCGGGGCGTAGATCCAGGCCTTCCGGGGTGCGCTCCAGATCACCGCCTGGAACGGCTCGTCCAGCCGGGCCTGGTAGGCGATCAGGCTGGTTATCGCGCCCGACTGGTCGGACTTCAGAACCGCCTGATAGTCGAATTTCTCGTCGGCCATCTCCGTCATCCGATCTGGTGCCAGGGAGTACTTCGTCAAGGGTCAGGCCGTATTGGTCGAGCGCCTCCTCGACGGACATGCCCCGCCGATCGAGATCCCGAGCATACGTTCCCCAGGCGGCGGGTTCGTCGGCGATGAATCGTTCGAGGGTGGTGTCCACCGTCTTGTCTATCGGCAGCCGGTCCAGCCCTTCCGGCTGGTGCGCCGCGACATCCCTCTCCTTGTTCAACGCCAGCATCCGCAGGAAGGCGTCCACGCGCAGACGGGCCGGCTCGCGCTTCAGGCGCAGGGTCTCGTAGTCAGGGTGGGTGTCATCGCCGATGCTCAGCGATAGCGCGGTCGGAAATTGCAGCTCGAACACGAAGCCCGCGGCATCCCGCAACGTGACGTTCAGTCCGTTGTGGCGGCCTCCGCCACCCCAGAAGTTGACGATGCGGTCCGTCTGAAAGCCCAGTTCCCCGAGCCTGCCGAGCACCGATTCGACGGCGTCGACATATCCCTCCTCGCTCAACCGCACGGAGAACCGGACGCGGTCCTTCACCCCTTGCAGGAACTCGGAAACGTCGAGGACCTCGAACTCCGACTCGACGGCGAAGGTGCGCGCCAGGGAGTCGGCCGTCTTGACCCGATGCTCTTCGCGCACCACTTCCATAGCCGGCTGACCGCCGCCGGCGTTCAACTCCGCGACGACCTGGTGAAGCTGAGCGGAGATGCGCTCCGCCACGGGCTCCACCGCGTGAACGGCCGCCTCGATGGCCTGGCGATCCTCGGGGGGAATTGCCGGGCCGGTGCCGGTCGGGGCCAGGGACGCGCGGCTCCACAGGCCCGGCTGGTGGTAGGGCAGGGGTGCCGGTTCGCCCCGGCCGTTGACGACGACCGCGTCCATCGACACGACGTTGCCGTCGTTGGTTCGGCCGGTGTGGGTGTAGAGGGGGGTGTCCTGTGACAGGCGGCCGGTCTGGGGATCCAGGAACAGGATCGTGCCGCCCTGGTTGACCGCCGCCCAGGCGTGTGCCGTTCCGCCTTCGGAGTCCGTGACGATGACGGCGAACGCGCCGTGGCCCGAGTTGTACAGGTGGTTGTGCAGGTTGGTCATCGCCTTGTCGACCGCCTGCTTGGCCTGCGGATGGTTCAGGCCACCGACGTACGGGCACAGCCCCTGGAACTCGGCGCCCATCGTGTCTTCGATCCGCGTGAGCCCGTCGACCTCCGCGCCCAGCGGCCTGGTCGGGTCGCCCTGTGCGTACGAGTCGAAGGTTCGTGGCGCCGAAACGCGGGGGCGGCCATGCAGGTATGTGTCGAACAGCGCGAGCACGCCGTCGACGCAGTTGATCCCGCGGGTGGGGTCCGCCTGCGGTCCGCCGTCGTTCGCCAGTCCGAACCACTCGCCGATCCGCGGATCGGCCAGTCGCGACACCCTGCCGTTTGCGTCTCGCGGCATGGCGTTTTCCAGGTCACGCTGGTGTACGGCCAGCGGCGCACGCAGGCCGCCCCGCCGGCCGTACGGCCGGCCGTGCTCGACCGGCGGCGGGATGTCGGTGCCGGACAGCGCCGACCGGTCGCCGGTTTCCACCGCGCCGACCGCCATGGTGCCGACGTCGTCGTTGATCCGGAACCAGTCGGCGGGCTCGATCTCGACCCGGGCGGGCGCGAGGTCCCCGGCGAGCACCGACTCGGCCCGGGTCTCCAGTGACGCGGCGTCCTCGCTGGTGAGTCGTGCCTCGGCGCGCAGATGATCGCCCCGGAGGGTGGCGCCGGCGGCCAGGGCGGTGTCCGCCTGCCGGCCGAGTTCGAGCACCCTGGCGCGCCGGTCGTCGGCGATCCGCATCAGGTAGTCGGCGTAGTCGGCGCGCCGGTTCTCCTCGTGGGTCGTCCTGGCGTGCTCCAGGTACCCGCGGTACGAGCGGCGTTCCCGGGCGTCGAGCCCGGCCCGCCGCAGCCGCTCCGCCCGCACCGAGGGCCCGGATCCGAAGGCCTGGTCGAACGCGGTCTCGGATGCGGCGGCCTCCCGCGCGATCCCCGAGGACACCGAGGACCCGTCACGGGGCGCGAGCGCCTCGGCGATGCGGTCGACCGGGGCCGGCCTGGGCTCGAGGGCCTCCGCGATCCGGTCGACCGGCTGCCGCGGCGACGGAATCGGGCGGGGCCGGGGAGCCGGCTCCGGCCTCGGCGGGATCGGGTCGGGGCGGGGCGCGGGCTCGGGCCGCGGGTTCGGCTCGGGTGGCGTCGGCTCGGGCGGCGGGTGTGGCTCGGGACGCTCGGCGTGGGTCCGCCGGTCGGTCGGCGAAGAGTCCGATAGCCGCTCCGGGCCGACGTCCGGCCCGTCCCGGTACGCCGCCGAGTAGTAGATCGGCGTCGGCCGCGGCGGCGGAGGCGGCAGCGTCGTCTGCCGTGGCCGCCAGGTCCCGTCCGGGCGGTCCAGGAACGGCATCGGGATGCCCTGGCCGCTCACGACCAGCGCGTCCATGGCCACCACGTTGCCGGGATCCGGCCATCCGCGGTGGCCGTACAGCGGCTGCGACTCGGTCACCAGGCCCGACTGCGGGTCGACGAACAGGATCTCGCCGTTCTGGTTCACCGCCGCCCAGGAGTGCGCCGAACCGCCCTCCCACGCGTTCACCAGGAACGCGAACGAACCGTGGCCGCCGGCCAGCAGCTGGGCCGACACGTCCGCCAGCGCCCGGTCGACCCGCCGCCGCGCCTCGGCGGGTTCCTCGCCGGCGACCATCGGGCACAGCGACTGGAGCCGTCCGCCGGTCGCGTGTTCGACCCGCTCCAGCCCGATCTCCTCGCCGTACATCGGCCTTTGCGGGTCTCCCTCGCTGTAGGCGTCGAAGGTCCGCGGCGCGGAGACCCGTGGCCGCCCGTGCATGTAGGTGTCGAAGAACGACAGCACGCAATCCTGACAATTGATGCCGCGCGTCGGATCGGCCTGCGCCCCGCCGTCGTTCACCAGCCGGAAGTACGGTGCCCGCGGATCCGCGAGCCGCACCGGACCACCGTTTCGGTCCCGTGGCATGGCGTCTTCGAGCTCGGCCTGGTGCCGGGCGAGGGGCGGGCGCAGGCCGGCCCAGGACCCGTACCGTCTGGTCCGGTCGATGGACGGCGGATGGTCGCTGTCGGTGAGCATCGACCGGTCGCCGGCCGACAGGCCGCCCAGCGCGAGGTGCCCGCGATCCTCGTTGGCGCGGTGCCACTCGTGCGGTGCGATCTCGACCGACGAACCGGGCGGCGGCACCCAGTTCGGGTCCCTCAGGGCCGCGGCCTGCGCGTCAGCCCGTTCGGCATCCGCGATCGCCAGGTCGACACCGGCCCTGAAGTAGGCCGCCATGCCCGGGTCGAGCTTCAGGAACCGTGCGACCCGGGCGGATCGCCGCGCCCTTCGAGCCCGTTGCCGCGCACTCTCCGCTTTCCCCTCGAAGTACTCCAGGGCATCGGTTCGCCGCGCCCGCGCGTGGGCCAGGCGTAGTTCCCGCGCATGCCGGATATAACCGTCCACCTCGGGCGAAACCCCCGCGGCCTCCGGCGCGGACACCCTTCCACCGGGCGGCCCGGCGAGGAGAACCGCCGGGTCAACCCCCGATGACGGTACGTCCGCAGCACCGTCCCGAGGCCCGCCGTCCCCACCGGGCGCCCCACCGTGTGGCGGTCGCGGGGGAGCGGCACCACCGGGTTCGGCCCGCACCGGAACCATGCCGGCGCCAAGCCCGCCGACCGCGGGCACCCCGGTATCGAAGAGGCTGGCAGGAGGCACCCCGCCGCGCACGAACCCGGCCGACGTTCCGGCCCCGCCCGGACCCGGCGCGGCGAGACTCTCGGCCGGCGGCGTGGTTCGGGCTGCGTCGGTATCCGACGGGGTAAGGCCCGTTCCGGACCCGCCCGGAGTGACAGCGGGCCTGGTCCCGAGGTCAGTGGGGTTCGGCCTGGTTCCAAAGTCAGTGGGGTTTGGCCTGGTCCCGGGACTAGTGGGGTCTGGCCTGGTCCCAGGGCTAGTCAGGTCTGGCCTGGTCCCGGGGGTAGCGAGATCCGGCCGAGTCTCGGGAGTAGCGAGATTCGGCCCAGCCGCCGGGGCGATGGGGTTCGGCCCGGTCCCGGGAGCAGCCGGGTTCGGCCCAGCCCTGGGAGGAGTGTGGGTCGGCCCGGTCGTGGGAGGAGTGTGGGTAGACCCGGTCGTGGGAGGTGTGTGGGTCGGCCCGGTTGCTGGGGCGACGAGGCTTGGCCCGGCGCCGGGAGGAGCGGGCGTCGGCCCGGTCCCGGGCGATGTGTGGTCGGTCCCGAACGGCGACCAAGGACTGAGCGCCGCTCCCGAATTTCCGAGACCGAACAGCCCAGATCCCGCAGGCCCGGCGACGGCGGGTCCGGCCGGAGCGGATCCGGCGACGGTCGGCCCGGGCGGCAAGGATCCGGCGGCGGAGGGCTCGGCAGGCACCGTCCCGGCGACGGCGGGCCCAGGCGGCAGAGATCCGACGGTGGTTGGCTCGGCGGACACCGTTCCGGCAATGGTCGGTCCGGACGGCGAAGGTCCGGCGGCAGCGGTGGGGTCGGCGGACACCGTTCCAGCGACGGTCGGTCCGGACGGCGAAGATCCGGCGGCAGTGGAGGGGTCGGCACGCACCGTTTCAGCGACCGAGAGGACAGAGGTCGTCGGGCCATCGGCGGACGTCGAGGTCCCGGCGGACCCCGAGGTCCCGGCCGACCCCGAGGAGAGCCCGGCGCCGGAGTCCTGCGCCGACCCCGACAGGCCGGACCCGTCAGCGCCCACCGCCGAGAAGCCGGCCCCGGCGAGGTTCCCGCCCGCCGGCCCACCCGAAGAGTCCGGCAGCGCACGCGACGCGGGATCTGAAGAAATTGACGACGCCCCGGACCCAGGAACCGCAGCATCTGCCGAAACGGGCACCGCCCCGGCGCCGGACTCCACCGGCCCAGCCTCAGGCCCGGCGAGTCCAGCCGGCACAGTGGACGAACCGGGCACCTTCAGATCGCCGACCCGATCGGCCAGCCCGCCGGTGAAGCTCGTCGATGCCCCGCCCAGTACCGCCCCGCCGGCCCCCGAGCTGGCCGACTTCGCCACGCTCTCGAGATCCGGCAGATCACCACTGACCGCGGCCCCACCGAACTCCCCCAGCACCTCGGCGCCGACACCCCGGGCCACCCCGCCATGGTGCTGCCCACGCCCGATCCCGGCCCCGCCGGCCGCGGCTCCCCCGGCGAATCCGCCGGCCGCGGACATGCCCAGATCGCGGGCGTCGATCCCGTCGGCACGCCCGGTCGAGTTCTGATAGAGCTGGATTCCACCGCTGGTCGCGAACTCCTCCCGGGCCTCGTCAAGCCCTTCCCGCAGCCCCTCCCGGCCGAGCTTCGTCAGGCCGGCCCTGCTGGTGAGCTGCCGGGTCGCCCGCTCGCCCGCCTCCTTCAGCGTCTTCTTGATCGCCTTCTTGCTCATCTGCTCGATCAGGCGCTTGAAGATCTGCTGGATCGCGATCCGGGTGGCCGCGATGAGCCCGCCCGCCGCCGGCGACGCCGCGCCCAGCGTCAGGGCCACCGCGACGGCCATGCCGATCAGCTCGATCAGGAACAGTCCGATCTCGATCCAGGCCTCGAGCTTGGCCCCCTCGATGTCGCAGCCGCACTCCTCGACGAGTCTTCCCAGCTCGTCGGCGATCGCGAGCAGCGAGTTGAGCGGCGCGTCGTCGTCGCCGGCGACCCGCTGCCACGCGCCGCTGAACGCCTGCGCGCCGGTGCCGCCGTAGGCCGACAGCACCTGGGCGGCGGCGTCGTGCGCCTCGCCGCGGGGCTCCGCCAGCCGGCCGGCGATCGCGTACCAGCGGTCGGCGACGTCCCAGGTGGCCTTCTCGTCGCCCTCCGGCCAGTCGAAGCCCACCACCCACTCGAGCGCCTCGTACGCCCACTGCGGCACGTCGAACGGGCAGTAGTCCAGCGGGTGCGGTATCGGGCTGGGCAGGACGGTCACGAGCGTTTCCTGTACGCCCGTTCCACCCGTACGGATGCATGGTGATCCGTTTGCGTGGCCTCGCGGACGGCCTCGGCCACCGCGTCGCCAAGGCCTTCGACGTAGCCGCCGAGCTTCTCCCAGGCCTCGAGCACCTGCTGCTCGATCGGGCGGTAGTTGTTCTCGAAGGCCTGGCCGATGTCGTCGGTGCCCCACGGGCGGGCGGCGCTGAGCGCGGCGAGTTCGGCGCCGGGCCCGGTCCGCTGCCGGGTGAGGTGCTTGCCGGCCGCGGCCAGGTCGCGCCCGCCGCCCGCCGCACGGTCGGGGTCGAGCCAGAGGTCCGGGTCAGGCATCGCCGTCCGCCTCGCGCATGATCGCGTCCTGGCGGCGGAGCAGCGATCCGAAGTCGTTGTCCCGGACGTACCGCATGGGGCCCGAATCCGCCGGCAGGCAGCCGGCGACCAGCTCCTCGACCTGCGCGGACGTCTTCGCGGCCGCGCGCTCGACCGTCGCGACGATCTTGCGGGCGAGCCCGTCGGCGTCCATGTCGCGGTAGACGCGCGGGTCCAGGCGCAGGTCCAGGAGCTCGCCGCGGGGGCCGACGGTCGCGCGGATCAGGCCGTCGTCGGACTCGGCGCTGACCCGCAGCTCGGCGAGTTGGCGCTGCATGTCGTCCATTCCGGACCGCAGCCGGTGGTACTGGCCGTACACGTCGTCGAGGCGCGCTCGCAGCGCGTGGTTGGCATCGCGGTCCGCCATGTCCGCCATGGTCGTCCTTCCCTGGCAACCTACCCATCGATCGTGGTGACACTACCGGGCGGCGCCACGCGGCGTGGTCCGGTAGTTTCAGCGCGCAACCAGATCGCGTTGACAGGGGGTCTGATGATCACGCTGGAGGACGCCGAGGAGATCGCAGCCGACTGGGCGCGGGGCGAATCCGAGCGCCGGGGGTACGAGTGCACGCCCGTCGTCTCCGAGTTCGACCTCGGGTTCGTGGTGTGGACGAGGCAGCCGTCGACGGTGCTGCCTATACCGGGCGACGGTGCCCGGACGGTCATCGACCGCGCGACCGGCGCGCTGTCCACGTACCCGGGTGTGCCGGCGAATGTGATCGCCGAGCTGTACCGGACGCACCGGGCCGCGGTGGCCGCGCGGCGCCGGACGGTCGATCCCGAGGTCGAGTTGCGGCGCAACGCGCGGCGCCGGCCGGCGCCGACCACGGCCGCGCATCTGACCGCCGACGGGCACCTCTTCATCGCCCGGGGCGCCAAGGGCGATCAGGAGATCGACCATCATCCGCTGGTCGCGGCCCGGCTGGCCGCTCTCGACCCGGCCGAAACGGTACGCGGCACCGAGCGCCACGCCGAGCTGATCGTGCTCTCGGACGCGCTGTACGAGGCGGATCGCCGGCGCGCCGAGCCGATGACGCTGGACGAGGCGCGCACCTGGCTGCGTACGGGCGAATTCGAGGCCTTCCTCGTCCGTGACCAGGGTGATCCCCTGGGCGGGACGGCGGCGCGGCCGTGCGAATCGTGCATCACGATCCTTGTCGACTTCGCGCTGCTGCCGTGGTCGCAGCTCGCGTTCGTGGAGCCGTTCCGGCCGTACTCGGAGAACATCGCGCAGCCGGGCCGCTTCCCCGATCACGTGGCCGGCGCGCTCGCGGACGCCGGCTGGCGGCCGATGCAGCAGGTGGTCGCCGAGGTGCTTGCCGACGGCCTGATCGACGACGTCGTGAGCGTCCCCGGCCGGCGTTTCCGGCACCGCGCGTTCCCGGCGGCGCGGGAGGCGATCATGGCGTTCCCGGGGATCTTCTGCGGGCTGCGGGGTCCGGGCGTGCGCCGGTGGGTCCGCTGGCTGAACCTGGAGCCGGCCGCGGCGGCGCACTCGGCGGACGTGCTGGGCGAGTTCGCCGAGGTGATCGGCGCCTCGCTGTTCCCTCTCGGTGTCGAGGCCAAGGGCGACGCGATCGTGGCTATCGACGAGCGCGGCCGGGTCTTCGCGCTGGACCAGGGCGGCGAGTGGTTCCTCGGCGAGACCCTGGACCAGGCGGTGCTGAGCCTGCTGACCGGCGACGGGCCGGCGGAGCGGGTCCGGGACGACGGCACCTGGTAGCACGCTGACCCACCCGGGACGCTGTGGTCCCGGGGTGGGTCGCGGTGCGCTCAGGCCCTCTGTTTCGGACCGGGGGCCGGCCCCCGCTCCGAAACAGGACCTAGTCGAACAGTTCGTTCAGGAAGCTCTTCTTCCGGCGGTAGTGGCCGTGGTGGCCGTGCTGACGGTAGTGGCCGTGATAGCCGTGCGTCTGGTGCGCGCCGTACGGCGCGGCGGCCGGGTAGACCGGCTGGCCGTAACCGGGCGGCGGCGGGGCCGCGTAGCCACCGCCGTGCGCGGGCGGCGGGGGCGGGGCGGCATAGCCGCCGGGCTGCGGGGCCTGAGCCGGGCGCGGTGCCGCGGGCGGCGCCTGCCGGCTGTTCCAGTTGGCCTCGGCCTCGAAGAGCTTCTCCAGCTCACCGCGGTCGAGGAAGATCCCGCGGCACTCGGTGCACTGGTCGACCGTGACGCCGCTGCGCTCGTAAACCCGCATCTCGCCGTGACACTTCGGACAGGTCATCTGCATGTCACAAACGGTACAAGGCCGGGTCACTTCGCGGTGCCGCTGTTCCTGTGGATCTGCTGAGTGCCTCGGCGAGCGCGGGCGCCCAGACCAGCAGCGCGAGCGGGTACAGCAGGTAGCCGAAGCGGGTGGTCGGCATCAGCAGGATCGCGGCCAGCAGGCCGTACCCGCAGAAGAGCGCCGCGGTCGCGGCCGTGCGCGGCGGACGGCGGACGAGCCGGACGGCGATCGCGAGGGCGACCGCGACCAGCAGCGCGAGCGCGACGTACCGGCCGCCCGGCACCGCCTGGGAGATCAGGTAACCGGGGAACGGCGACTGGGCCGGGCTGGTCACGAGGCCGTGGCCGAGGGGGAAGCGGATCACGTTCTCGACGAACGCGTCGGCGTCGACCAGGAAGGCCGGCAGGAGCGCGAGCACGGGCAGGCCGAGCGCGCCCGGCAGGAAGCGGCGGCCGTTGCCGGTGACGATCGCGCACACCGCGAGGACGACGACGACCGGCAGGGCGAACAGCTTGAGCGCGGCGGCCGCGCCGACGGCGAGGCCCGCGGCGCCGTAGCGGCCGGTCGCGCAGCAGGCCAGTGCGAGCAGCGTCAGGGTGAGGACCGGGAGGTCGTCGCCACCGGTGGCCAGGGTCAGCGCGCAGACGGGCAGCACGGTGGCGAACTGCATCGCCCGGACCAGGCTCGCGGGGGCCGGTCGGCCGCGGCCGGCGAGCAGCCATCCGGCCGCCACCAGGGTCGCGACCGTCGCGACCGCGAACCAGATCCGCGCGTCGGTGAACCAGGCGTCGCCGAAGGCCGCTCTCGGCAGGCCGAAGACGGCCATGCCGGGCTGGTACGGCGCGTAGCCCAGCAGCCGCTCGTCCGCCGGCAGCGCGGCGATCGCGTCCGGCCCGAGGTACGGCGTCCCGGTGCGCGCCAGCCGCTCACCCATGTGCTCGACGACGAGCACCTCCTCCTGGGCCCGGCCGGCGTGCCCGGCGGCGCGCTGCACCGCCTGGACGATCAACGGGAGGAGCACGGCGCCGCACCACGTCGCCCAGGTCAGCCCCATCCGCCACCGCGGCCGCCGCAGCACGAGCTGGATCACGACGACCGAGAACGCGGCGAGATAGGCCCACACCGCCCAGGCGCCCCAGGCGCGATGCGACGGCAGGGTCGAGGTCAGCGCGGTGACGAGGGCGAAGGCCGCGGCGAGGCCGTACAGCGCGGCGTCGGCGGCGAGGCCATCGAGGGCCTGGTCGAGGCGCCGTAGCAAGGTCACGCGGGCAAGTGTGGCAGAGCGGATCTGCCGTGCCCCGGTGACCTGCGGTGCGGCATCCGGACGACCGAACCCGCGTTGTGCAGAACATCGGCGAGCGCACCCGGGCGCCCGCCCGAGCCGCGTTGCAGGGAGGCGAGCAGCCGCCCGGAGGACATCGGCCGCGCGAAGAGGTGGCCCTGGCCGGCGACGCAGCCGAGCTCCCAGAGCGCGTGCCGCTGCGGCTCGCTCTCGACGCCCTCGGCGACGACGGTCAGGTGCAGGCTGCGCGCGAGGTCGACGGTCGAGCGGATGACGGCGGCGGCCTCGGACGAGGTCTCGACCGCGGTGACGAACTCGCGATCGATCTTGAGCTGATGCACCGGGACGCGGGACAGCACCGACAGCGACGACACCCCGGTGCCGAAGTCGTCGAGGGCCAGCCGGACGCCGGCGTTCCGCAGCTCGCTCAGCGCCCGGTCGACGACCTCGAGCTGACTGAGCGTGAGCGTCTCGGCGAGCTCCAGCACCAGCCGGTCCGCCGCGACGCCGTGCCCGGCGAGCCGGGACAGCACGGCGCTCGGGAA belongs to Amorphoplanes digitatis and includes:
- the dnaB gene encoding replicative DNA helicase, whose product is MSITDDARPESRPQSSPGDKAPGGRPPGAGGPPHTGGFDKSPPQDIAAEQSVLGGMLLSKDAIADVVEILKSHDFYRPVHATVFDTILELYGRGEPADGVTVAAALSDSGDLQRIGGVPYLHTLIESVPTAANAAYYARIVSERAVLRRLVEAGTRITQLGYGTGGNGGMDVDDIVDLAQQAVYDVTERRVSEDFAVLADMLQPTLDEIEAVGATNGMMTGVPTGFSDLDRLLNGLHAGQLIIVAGRPGLGKSTASMDFARNAAIRSNCASAIFSLEMSKIEIVMRLLSAEARVPLHVLRSGQLSDDDWTKLARRMGEISEAPIFVDDTPSMNLMEIRAKARRLKQRHNLKLIVVDYLQLMSSPKKTESRQQEVAELSRGLKLLAKEVECPVIAVSQLNRGPEQRTDKRPQLSDLRESGSIEQDADVVILLHRDDYYDKESPRAGEADFIVAKHRNGPTDTVTVAAQLHLSRFVDMAIV